The following coding sequences lie in one Vidua chalybeata isolate OUT-0048 chromosome 16, bVidCha1 merged haplotype, whole genome shotgun sequence genomic window:
- the NTHL1 gene encoding endonuclease III-like protein 1: MSAARPGLRRLRSAAGSAGSQIQGTRQSRRRKSLAIAYEAGQGDGAEPRRARWEPPRWREQLQRIRDMRSSRDAPVDEMGVQRCYDSSAPPEVMRYQVLLALMLSSQTKDQVTSAAMLRLRRRGLTVDSVLQMDDETLGQIIYPVGFWRNKVKYIKQTTAILKQKYGGDIPSTVEELVQLPGVGPKMAHLAMHIAWDSVAGIAVDTHVHRISNRLKWVKKETKSPEETRVALEEWLPRDLWKEINWLLVGFGQQTCLPVKPRCSQCLNQDICPAAKRL, encoded by the exons ATgagcgcggcccggcccgggctgCGGCGGCTGCGCTCGGCCGCGGGCAGCGCGG GGAGCCAGATCCAGGGCACAcggcagagcaggaggaggaagagcctgGCCATCGCCTACGAAGCGGGGCAGGGCGATGGGGCCGAGCCCCGGCGGGCGCGCTGGGAGCCGCCGCGCTGGCGGGAGCAGCTGCAGCGCATCCGGGacatgaggagcagcagggatgctcCCGTGGATGAGATGGGAGTGCAGAGGTGCTACGACAGCAGTGCACCTCCAGAG GTGATGCGCTAccaggtgctgctggccctgATGCTGTCCAGCCAGACCAAGGACCAGGTGACGAGCGCTGCCATGCTGCGCCTGCGCCGGCGCGGCCTCACCGTGGACAGCGTGCTGCAGATGGATGATGAGACCCTGGGGCAGATCATTTATCCCGTGGGCTTCTGGAGG AACAAGGTGAAGTACATCAAGCAGACCACAGCCATCCTGAAGCAGAAGTACGGGGGTGACATCCCCAGCACTGTGGAGGAGCTGGTGCAGCTGCCAGGAGTTGGGCCCAAAATGGCCCATTTGGCCATGCACATTGCCTGGGACAGCGTGGCTGGGATAG ctgtggACACCCACGTGCACAGGATCTCAAACAGGCTCAAGTGGGTGAAGAAGGAGACCAAGAGCCCCGAGGAGACTCGGGTGGCACTGGAGGAGTggctgcccag GGACCTCTGGAAGGAGATAAACTGGCTCCTGGTGGGCTTTGGGCAGCAGACCTGCCTGCCTGTGAAGCCTCGCTGCAGCCAGTGCCTCAACCAAGACATTTGCCCAGCTGCCAAGAGACTCTGA